GGATCAATTCCTGCAGGACGGTTCGAATCACCGTACCGACGACTATGGCGGCTCGATTGAGAACCGCGCGCGGCTCCTGCTCGAAGTCACCGACGCAGTTACTTCCGTCTGGAGCGCCAAACGTGTGGGTCTGCATCTAGCGCCGCGTGGCGACATGTATTCGATGGGAGATTCGAACGCAGCAGTCACCTTTGGCTACGTCGCCGAGCAAGTCGGCAAACGCGGCATTGCCTTCATTGCAGCCCGCGAATCCGTTGGCGCCGGCCGGCTCGGCCCCGAACTGAAACGGAAGTTTGGAGGCGTCTATATCGCCAACGAAGGCTTCACCTTCGAGACTGGAAATCAAGTGCTCGCTGCAGGCGACGCCGACGCAGTTGCGTTCGGCGCACTCTTCATCGCAAACCCTGATTTGCCTCGAAGATTCGCGCTCGGCGCCTCGCTCAATACGCCCGATCCGCGCACGTTTTACGGCTCAGGACCGCAAGGCTACACGGACTATCCGGCATTAGACGCAAGTGTTACGGCTGCAGAAGCGGAGCATTCATCGGCAGCATGATCGCACTTGCTGAACTACTTCGGTCACCTGGGCCAAAGAATAACAGAGCCTCGTTCGGTCCGGAGTACTGGTCGGGACGCAGATACTAACCGGAGAGCGCGGGGGCTCACTTCGAAGTGTCGGACCTAGGGAAATTAGGGAGCTAACCTCCTGCTGCTGACTGGGGAAAACTTTATTGCGACTTTCGTTGAAATTGAACCGGCTTGACCTGACCGATTTTTGCCCAGGTCGAGTTCAACGGCCCTCAAGATTCGATCGGTAAACCGCTCAAGTCCACCACGCTTGCGTATTACTTCAGCAATTTCCATTGATAAGTTTCTCGCACGCTGCTCCCCAAGCAATGCCGATGTTATAACGATGCGTTCGGGATCCTGCCCTCCCGATGTTTTGGTTCATCTTCTGCTTCAAGAACTACATCGGTGGCATCGTCATGCATCAGTCTGTTAAGCGCTGGTTTCAATCGCTCAAGCACGCTCTGTTGAGTGATAAAGGCCCTTCGGCGGAGCGAGCAAAGAACGGCATTCGCCGAGCTGCGCGGAAGTCATTGCGCTTGGAAGCGCTCGAAGAGCGCTCGATGTTTGCGGTTGCTGTTGTCGACAATGGTAGCGAGTTGGTCATCTCGACGAACGCGAACGATAACGTGAAGATCTCCGCTGCGGCCGGAATCTTGTCAGTTTCCAGCACAACTGGCTTGGTTAATGGCAACGCACAATCAGGTGGCGTCTCCACCGCGACTTTCAATCTCGCGGACTTCACAACCATTAATGTGTTTAGCGAAAACGCAAGTCCGTTGAGATTCGAGAACGTCGAGATCGCGGGCAGCGCCGAATTCGCCAACGAGTCTATCGTTGCGATTGCCAACCATATCGATCTGACAACGGGCCCGCTTAGTGTGAGTGGGTTGAGTCTTGCGACCGCGGTTCTTGGTGCCGCAATTACTGTCGATCACGCGATTAATTCAACAGGTAACGTCAGCCTCATCCCTCTCGGCGCGAGCGTTTCCGTGCAAGCGCCAATTAACGCGGCGGGGAGCAACGTCACGCTGATTGCAGGTACTTTGGTGCCGAGCAACTTTACGGTGACGCAAACTTCCGCTGGAGCCATCACGGCTGCTTCGGTGCGTGCGGATGGCGCTGGTGGAGTCGATCTGTCGCCGGCCGCGAATGTAGTGGGGACAATTGCTGGTGGGGTAAGTGGGGCCGGCAACTTCAAATTCAATAACGACGCGAATTTGACGGTTGGGCTGGTAAACGTCAACGGAATCCAGGTGACGAACGGCGACGTCAGCTTGTCGGTCACCGCTACTCACTCGATTACCACCGACAGGCCCATCGGTGCGAATGGCACTAACAAAACAATCACGCTCGCTGCCGACAGCATCGATCTTGATGAGGGGCAAAGCCTCGGCGCCGCGAACGTAGTGCTGCAGACCGTCGGCGCTGGCGCTAACTTGACGCTGGGCAACGCGGGGCTGACGAACAACGAACTGAATGCTATCAATGCCACCAACCTCACGGTTCAAGCAGCAGGCACCATCACCGTTTCGGGTGCCATAGACCTCGTTGACAACGTCTCGCACTTGATCACCCTGCGCGCCCCGGCCGTCAACGTCGCCAATAGCATCAGCGGCAACTCGTCGACCGGCACGCTGCGGTTCGAGACTAATTCGCTGTCGCTCAACGGAGCCATACCGCATTCGGTCTCCGCGCCCGCCGTGGAAATCTCCACGACGGCTAATGTCGCCTTCAACAGCACGTTCAATGCTGGCGGCATGGACTTCATGCCCGCCGAACTGGCTGCTCTCGACGAGGGTATCGTCGATACGCTGCGGATCATCACGACCGGCGACATTTCCTTTACAGGCCTGACGACCGATTTCGCGGATGGATTCACGCTGACGTCCAGCGCAGCCGTCGCGCTCCAGGCAGGCGGCACGATTTCGACCAGCTCAGGCGGAGCCATCATTGCTTCGCAGTTGGCTGCCAAGGGGAACTCGGTGGCGCTGACCAGCACGAGCAACATGATCGCCTCGCTCGCCGGTTCTGCCTCGGGCGGAAACTTTGAAGTTACCAATAGTGGCGCGATGACGATAAATACGGTGGATGTCGGTGGCCGAGGCATTGGAGCCACGGGCATCAATGTCACCGGCGCGGGCAATGGAATTGCAGTGACTGCCGGCGGCACGTTGACGGTCAGCCAAGTGGTAAAAGCTCCCGGCGACATCACGCTGACGACAACGGGATCAACCTCTGATCTGGTGACGCAACACAATTCCAACTACGGCATCAATTCGTCGGGCGGCACGACCACACTCGACTCGGGACGCGACATCTTCCTCGGCACCGCGCTCGGAACCGGCGACGTGATTGGCGAAGGCCTCGTTCTGAATGCCGTGAACGATATTTTTCTCGATACCACGACGTATGCCGAAGCGGACGGCGCGGCCGGTGTGACGGTGACGGCTGGCGGCGATGTGCAGATTATCCGCTCGATTGCGTTCGCTTCCCGCCTCAACAGCAACGCCGCCGGAGCGCCAATTTCCATCACGACAGGAGCCGGCAAGACATTCGTCGTCGACTCCGGTTCTAGTGGCGGAGTCGCGGCCAATGGCGGCAACATCACGATTGAAACCGACAACGCCGAGTTGACCTCGTGGGCGATCGCGACCTCCGGAACCGTTACGTGGCAAACAGTGACGAACGGCCGAGGCATCACGCTTGGATCGGAGGTTGCGGGGAGCCTGAGTCTGACGGACGCAGAACTTGACCTGGTGGAAGCGGGAACGCTAGTCGTCGGCTCGGCGACAACTGGAGCGATCACCGTTACGGCAGACATCACACGTACGGCGAGCACCGCGGTCGAGCTCATTTCCGCCAGCAATATTGTGCAGAACGGCGCAGCTGGTTCGATCAACACGGGCGGCGGCACACTGTTGCTCACCCCCGGCAGCACGGCAGAATATCAGCCGAATCGCTCGGGCGCTGATATTACCGCCAGCACGGCGAGTTTTACGAGCGGCAGCGACTTGGACATCGTACTCAACGGCACGACGGTGGATACGCAGTACACGCAGCTGAATGTTGCCGGTACGGTCAACCTGACCGGTGTTGATCTTGCTTTGTCTGGCAGCCACACGCCAGTGCTGGGTAACGTCTTCACGGTTGTTTCCGCGACGAGTCGATCCGGGACCTTCAATGGACTGGCCAACAACGACGAGATCACGTTGAACGGCGAAACGTTGCGTATCAATTACACGGCGACCAGCGTAACGCTGACCGCTATTGGCGATCCGCCTGTCGTTGATGCGGTCGGACCATTCTCAATTCCTGAATACAGCGCGATTGCAACTGCGGTTGGCACTGTCACGGCTACCGATCCCGATGCGAACCCCACTTTCACCTGGTCCATCACGGCAGGTAACACGGGCGGTACGTTCGCGATCAACAATGCAGGCGAGATTACGGTCGCCGATAGTAGCCTGCTCGTGTTCACCACCAACCCCACGTTCACGCTTACTGTGCAAGTCAGCGACGGGATCTATACCGATACCGGATCGGTCACCATCAACCTGACCAATGTGGCAGACTACGATTATGGCGACGCCCCTGTAACCTACGGCGTAGCGCAGCACTATGAAGGCGACACCGGCACGGGGCCGCTGCTGGGAACTCGCGATTATGAATCCGCCAGCCAGCCCAACGCTACGGCCACCGGCGATGATGCCACAGGCACCGATGACGAAGATGGCGTGACGTTCAGCTCGACCACGCTGCAGCCGAGAATCAATGCCAACGTCACGCTGAACGCCAGCGCGGCGGGCATCGTCGATGCCTGGATCGATTTTAACCGCAACGGCATGTTCGACGCGGCTGAGAAGATCGCCAGTGGATTGAGCGTCACAACTGGGGCGAACACCTTCGCGGTGACCGTTCCGGATAACGCAGTCACGGGCACAACCTACGCTCGCTTCCGCATCAGCACTGCTGGTTCCACGCTGCCAACCGGACTCGCCAATGATGGCGAAGTGGAAGACTATCAGCTTACGATCCAGAACTTTGCTGCCGGCACGGCGGTGTTGGTCGACGATCCCGAGAATCCGGGCCCGACGAACCCCGACGTGCTAGTGATTACGGGGCGTGACAATATCAGCGATGCGATCGTGGTCCGCACCACGTCTCCGGGCATGGTTACGGTTTACATGGCTCCCGGTGGATCGCTCGGCACGTTCCCGCTCGCGTCGATCAGCCGGATGATTATTTCGGGGCGGTCGGGTAACGACTCGATCGTGGTGGAATCGACTGCGGCAAAGCCGATTAACGTTCCGACCACCATCTACGGCGATGCCGGCAACGATTCAATCTCCGGCGGCAGCGGCCCGGATACGATCATCGGCGGCGATGGCGTTGATTCGATGGCTGGCAATGCGGGGAACGACATCTTCATTGGCGGCAACGGCAACGATGTGATTGCAGGTGGCGCTGGTTTCGACCGCATCATCGAGCAACCAGGTGCAGCTTCGGTCTTGGCCACGCAATTGATCGTCGGCACCTCAACGGATCGTTATAGCCAAATTGAGCAAATCGAACTCACCGGCACGGCCGCTGGCAACAGCTTCGTCATCAACAACTCGACAGCCAATGTGCTGATCGATGGCGCGGGGGGCAACGACACCTTGAGCTACACCGGCGATGGCAATTTTGTACTGACCAACTCGTTGCTGACGAGAACGTCGGGCGCGACGACAGCAACAGTGACGGTGACCGACATCACCAGCGTTTCTTTGATTGGCGGTGCCGCTGCCAACAAGTTCACCGTCAGCGAATGGACGCGGACGCTCGCCGTAAATGGCGGAGGCGGCACCGATACGATTGATGATTTTGGCAGCGACAACTATGTGCTGACTCCGTCGCAGTTGCAGCGATCCGGCAGAACGGCCGTCTCGCTTGTTAGCGTCGAGAATGCAGTTCTCACTTCGACTACCGGCACGGTCGATGGTACGTTCACATTTGATAACTGGGCGGGAAGTGCAACTGTGAATGCCGGCGCCGGCGTCGACACGCTCGTCGTGATCGACAACGCGGCGACCATGACCCTGACCAATGCCAAGCTCACACGCACCGGTCGCGGCGCGATCACGTTCTATGGCATCGAAGCGGCCGAACTCACAGGCGGCGCGAGCGCCAACAACATCAATGCGTCGGCCTTCAGCGGCAAGCTGCAAATCGATGGCAAGGGGGGCAACGACACGCTGACCAGCGGTTCGGGCGTCGCGATTGTTTTTGGTGGCGAAGGAAACGACACGCTAGTTGCCGGCAGCGGACCCGCGGTACTCGTCGGCGGTAATGGGAACGACACGCTCAGAGTTGCAGGGACGCCACCAGGCGGTTCCACCGCTGGCCATGCCATTTTGATTGGCGGTGCTGGCATCGATAAACTCACGGGGGGCGCCGGCGAGGATCTGTTGATCGACAGTTCAACGGACTTCGACCTAATCGCTGCCGATCTGGCCAACCTGCTGGCTCACTGGACGGGAGTCGGCTCTTACCAGACCCGCTCAGCTCAACTCGCCAGCGATCTCAATGGGCAACTCAATCCCGACGGCGTATCTGATACGCTCAGCGGCGGCATCGGGGCTCTCGATCTGTTCTTTGCCAACCTCACCGGCAGCGCCACGGTCAAGGACAAGCTCCTCGACCTCAACAGGCCGAGTACTGAAATTACCATCAACAACGTCTAACTTCGGAAGAAGTAAGGCGATGTGACAATGCTTCGGTCACATCGACGCAGTTTCATCGGACGGGCTACAAGTCGGGACGCACGTACTAACTGAGAGCGTGGGAGGCGTTCGCCTCACTGCCCAAGGTGGACGTTCGTCCCCATCGCCGCCATCCTGCATATCGGCCTACCTGAGGGCCGGTAGGCCGGCAAGGATGCAATACCTCTTACGGCCGCCCTAGTCAGCAGGTGCGCAAAGAGGGCTCGCCCAACCAATTATGGCGAATCGAATGGCGAATTGTATCTCTCGGCTTTTCATTGCCCGCGGCGGATCTCAGACGCCTGATAGCGAATCTCGAAGCGATAAACTCGCTTTACCCGGCAAGTAATTTCCCACGTTTCGGGGTTGATCCGCTCGGGCACGTCCATGCGATGGATGTCGACCATCGCGTGAAAGCCTCGTTCCGAAAAGACGTCGATCATCATGCGTAAGGCTAGCGGGTCGTCGAACAACTCGTCTTCGGTGTTAATCTGCGTGTGGCCGGAAATCGCGTGGGTCCGGATGATCGGAATCATCTTGTCCTCAATGAATCGCAGGACACTTTGGAACAAAGGCCGTTGGTTCTGTTCATATTGTTCCAAACGTTCGACGAGCTCCTGCCGGGCGTGTAGCGCCAGTTGAGCTGCCTCAGGAATTCCTCGAATCAGGTCGAATAGTTCGTGGCTCAGGTCGAGAGAACTTTGGTAAGTGAACTCGCGGGCGATGTTCTGCTGCACATCGTCGAGATTGCCTTCGGCGTCGATGAAGTGAAAGTGGAAGAATTTTCGCAGCGACTGCAGAGCGTCGAACGTCGTGTCTTTGAACGTTTGGTAGCGATTGCGGCACAATTCGGGATCGACATCGGTCACTCGCTCTTCCTTGAGTTGACCTACGCCAGTCTCGCGGACCAGACGATTATGCTGCTGGATCTCACGGCCGCGTTTCAACTGCCGCTCGACGCTGATCTCTTCACTGACGAACAACAGCGCGATGCGGAACATCGGCTTGCGAAAATACCGTGACAGCGGCGAGTTACGAAGGTCGTCGTGCAGCGTCAAGAGAGCGTTGAAGAACAGCTTTAATGTCTCGGCCTGAACGATCGTCCGCGGAAATCCGTCGATAATCACTCCGTCTTGATAGACGGGTTGCAGCAACTGCTCCAATAACAGGCCGATCACTTCACGATCGCCAACCATCTTGCCAGCGTTCTTGATCGCGACTGCCTGCGGTGTCGTCAGCAAGTCGCTCACAACGACCGGCGGCTCGGAGATGTCACGTGTCGCGGCGATAAACGGCGTGTTTGTGCCTTTGCCGGAGCCGGGCGCGCCGCCCAGCCAAATGAAGTCGCGTGGAAAGCGGAGGTTTTCACGACCGTACTTTTCAACAAGAGCGTCCCACACCGCCGAAAAAATCAGCTGCGCGTCCTTAATCTCAAGGTCGCCAGGAGTCCTTGCGGGAGCGTCAGATACATCGCGGCTAAGATTCGTCATTGCAACAAAATGCCGACAAAAAGAGGAATGTGCGGGAAATCGGTGTCCTCGAGGCCGTCATTATTTGCTGACGACTGCCTCTCGTCGATCCCTCCCATCTCATGTGTCCGATTTGGTTTAGATTTCCTTCGTGGAGCGGTTCATCCAAACCTTGCGACAAGTCTGCTGGAGCGCTTTCATCGTCTTCGGCGAGCAGCACCTGAATCATCTCTGCTCGGTGTTCGACAACTCCCGACAACTAGACCTAAGGTTCAAGCTGTCGCATCCGCTCGAGAAGGACCTAAATCTTACATTTGCAGGGCCCCGCCGAACGAACCAATTTTCACTGGCCGGCAACGCGCCGACCTACGCTCAGTTTTAGAGTTGATTGATGGCCGCCGACCAAACAGCTTCAAACTCCGCTACTGAAATCTCTCGCGGGCTGAAATGTTTGTCCGATGCAATCTCAGCAAACGATGGAATTGGTTCAGTGGTAAGACGTGTGTCGCCAGACTGTGAGCGCTCGCCCGCAAAGCTCATACGGCCGTCGCGGGAAACCTCAACCTTGCGAACTTCGAAGCGATGTTCGTCAAGCTCGGAGTATAGCTGCACCGGATAGTCGGAATGCCGATGAATCCATTGCACGCAGATGTACGTCGTTGTCATATGATGATCAAAGCTCGGTCATGAGTAACTGGGCGATAGCTGAGCGCACACTGAATGAGTGCGTAGACGGGCCTGTGAGAAGTCTTGTGTCAGCTAGCAGAGATTGGGTAGGTTTGAGTACCTCTTTCTGAATCGGAGTCAGCGAGTGATGCTCTCAAAAGCGGTTAGGAAACTCGAAGGCGACCAAGAAAGGGGCGCAGCTTAAACAGCGAGTTGTCGCAAGGGAGCTTACGACTGTTGGTTGGCCAGCAACGATCAACACCTGCGATGGCCCGACCAGCTGAAATGTGCTGAAATCAGGCGACTTGCATAAAAAATTCCCCGCCGGAATTGTAATCCGGCGGGAAAAGTTTGTTTGTTTCCGACGAGAATCAAAGCTCGTTAGGAAATGTCAGTCAGGGTGACAGGATTTGAACCTGCGGCCTCAACGTCCCGAACGTTGCGCTCTAGCCAGACTGAGCTACACCCTGAAACACCGCCAACAACTTGCGATCGAAACGGCTACGTTGCTCGCAAACCTATTCTTACTCCGACGAGTCGCAGTCGATTCAACTGGTAAAGACCGACTTGGGACCAGCTGAACAAGGGATACACTTCGGAGCCAAATAGTTCGCGTATCATAACTGAATTGGACCTCGCGTCAACGCGTATCCGGCCAGCCAGCACCCTGTGGACGGCCCCTGCGGCGCGCAGCGCCGCTGGATAGAATGGAAATTCGCTCGTCACCTTCCGCTATTGCAGTATTTGCCTGATGTCCACTTACGATACCCTGATCATTGGCGCCGGCATGTCGGGATTGGCGGCAGGCATTCGCCTGGCCTACTTCGACCAGAAGGTCTGCATCTGCGAGCGGCACAGTACGATCGGCGGGTTGAATTCGTTCTATCGCCTGCGCGGTCGTGACTTTGATGTGGGCCTGCACGCGGTTACGAACTTCACGCCCAAAGGTGCGAAAAAAGGGCCGCTCGCCGTTTTGCTGCGACAGTTGCGCATGGCTTGGGACGATCTGGCACTCGCGCCACAAATTGGCTCCGCCGTCGCCTTCCCGGGAATCGAGTTGAAGTTCAACAACGATCCCAAGTACCTGCAGAGCGAGATCGAGAAACTCTTTCCGCAGCAGAAAGACAACTTCCAACGCCTGCTCGATAAGATCGCCGGCTACGACGACCTCAATGCCGAGATGTTCACCCTCTCCACACGGCAGATCCTCGGCGAGACTATCAGCGATCCACTTCTGATTGAAATGATCCTCTGCCCGCTGATGTGGTACGGCAACGCGCGCGAAGACGATATGGACTGGGGACAGTTCAGCATCATGTTTCGAGCGATCTTTCTCGAAGGGATGGCCCGGCCGTTTCGTGGTGTGCGTTTGATCCTGAAGAACCTCGTTCGCAAGTTCCGCGAACTTGGTGGCGAACTCAAGCTGCGCAGCGGAATCGCCAAGATTCATGTCGATGGCGAGCGGGCCGCGGGTGTGGTGCTCGACAATGGTCAGGAACTGGCCGCGAAAGTGATTCTCTCTTCCGCTGGCGTAGTAGAAACCTTGCGACTGTGCGACGACCTGTCCTCCGCAGAACCAGCGCGGGCCGGGCAGTTGTCGTTTGTCGAAACGGTTTCCGTGCTCGATCGTTCACCGCAGAAAATGGGCTATGACCGGACGATTGTCTTTTTTAATGACTCCCCCAAGTTCCATTGGCAGAGACCGCACGATCAGCTGATCGACGTCCGTACCGGAGTCATCTGCTCACCCAACAACTTTCGCTACGCGCCCGATGAGGGCGAACTCCCGGACAACATGATTCGCATCACAGCGCTCGCCGACTTCGATCGTTGGCAAGCCTTGTCGCCGGAGCAGTACCAACTTGAGAAGCTGCGCGGCTACGACGCGGTGGTCGGATCGGCCGTTCGCTTCGTCCCCGATTTTCGCAGCTATGTGATCGATACCGATATGTTCACGCCCACGACGATTCGCCGTTTTACCTGGCACGATAACGGTGCCGTTTACGGCGCGCCGGAGAAGCGACTCGATGGGCAGACCCATTTGAAAAATCTATTCCTGTGCGGCACAGATCAAGGTTACGTAGGCATAATCGGCTCGATCATTAGCGGCATTAGCATGGCGAACATGCACTGTTTGAAAGCCGGTGGGGGGTGAGCGGCGATAGCTTGCCACCCTATTCCAGTTACAATGAAAATTCGGCAAACTCCGCTTACCTTCTCCATCGATCAAAACCTCTGGCGAGTCCTGGCATGCTAGTTCGTTTGCATATTTCGTTAGCTTCATCTGGGCTGGCAGTTTGTAGCGCGTTAGTCCTGATGCTGGGGGGGTGCGGACAGGGGGAATACGAGTCGCGGATGGGAAATATCGGCCAGATGATGGCCGCCAGACAAGCCGCGCTGGTGAACAACCTGGTCATGAAGGAATACTTTCCGGTGACCGACCCGACCAATGCACCGTCGGGAGTCAAGTTGCGGCTCCCCCTTAAGTTTTCTGGTGGCCAGGCAACCAGTCTGGGGGCCGATATTGCGCGGGCCAAGCTGGCACAATTCGACATCCCTGGTTTTTGCTACACGTTAGAGACGATGGTGGCCGATGATGCAGGGAAACAGCTGCCGACCACCTTGCACCTGTACGTGGTGAGCAAAAAAACTACCACGGCCCAGCAGCTGCGCGATTCCATCAAGCAGCAAGCAGTAGTGGTCTCGCCCGAGGCGAACTGGGTACTTGTGCCCGCGGGCAAAGCGCCTGGTGCCCTTGCCGGCAATATGATTGCGGTGACTGGGAACTTCGATTTCGAAATGAATGGCACCATCGAGAATCTGCCTGGCACGATTCGCCTGTACATGTATGAAACCCCAGAAAACATTGTGATCCTAGGCTTTAGGCACGATAGCAGCACTGGCAATGAGAAAGGCAAACTTGCATTGTCAATCGCTTTCGCACTCTCATCAGTAGCACTCGATGTTCCAGCTCCGGCTCCCGCAGCAGCGGCCCCTGCCGCCGGTTCATAGCGATAGGCTCGCAATTCACTAAAGGTTCGACTCATTACGGAGATGAAAAACGGTCATGGCTGAGTACACCAAATTTCAGCAGAATGCGATCAAGAACTTTTACGACAATCGCGACACGATTGCCCTGCAACGCGTGCAGGAACTTGTGACCGAGTTGTATCTCTCCGAAGGGAAAAAGCTGCAGAAAAATTGGGACAGCGTGATCATGCACCTGTCGAAGTTGAACGTCGATAAGAAGACGCTCGACCACCTGCGCAAAGAAGCCAAGCCCGAATTAGTGGCTTCGCTCGTCACCCGCATGCTCAACAAAGAAGACGCCAAGCCCGTCGTCGGCAAGCGGTAATCCGCACGGCGTTTCATCGCGGCAATAGCCGAAACAACGCTGGTCGAGATCGCTATACTGCAGCAGCCGCGCGAGTGCTAGACTCGCGCCATCGTTTCGTCTTCCTTCTGCCGTTAGCGACCACCGCTCATGCCCGCATCCGCTGGTCTCGACCATATCCAGCAGCACCTGTTGCCTCTACGCCAGCAGTTGCTCGCTCATCCTCTTTACTCGCGCATCGATAGTCTGCCGGCGCTGCGAACGTTCATGCAGCATCATGTCTTCGCAGTCTGGGATTTCATGTCGCTGCTGAAGACGTTGCAACAACGGCTGTGCTGCGTAAACGTTCCGTGGCTGCCTCCGGTCAATGGTCAGGCGGCCCGGTTGATTAACGAAATCGTTCTCGGCGAAGAGAGCGACGAAGATGGCCAAGGCAGTTATGCGAGCCATTACGATTTGTATCATCGAGCGATGATCGCCTGCGGTGCTGATACCGGACCGATCGACCGCTTCGGCCGCCTGTTGCAAGGTGGTCTCTCCGTTGATGCCGCCCTCGGCGAGGCGGAACTTCCCGCATCTGTTCGGCAGTTCGTGGCGCATACGTTTCAAATCCTGGCAACCGGAAATCTCGCGGCGATTGCCGCGGCCTTTACGTTCGGTCGCGAGGATCTACTCCCCGCCGTCTTTCAGCGAATTGTCGATGAGCTCAATGTTGAGTCCAGCGGCGGGCTCGATCAGTTTCAGTTTTATCTGCAGCGACATATTCAACTCGATGGCGATCATCACGGGCCGATGGCAGGTCAGCTGGTCGAGATGCTTTGCGGCCACGATCCAGCCCAATGGCAAGCTGCTGAGCGCGCGGCAATCTCTTCCTTGCAAGCCCGCCTCGTACTGTGGGATGGCATGTTGGCGGCGATCGAAAAGTAACTGCGAACGCCACTCCGTTTCGCGTCCGATCGGGGCAAGTCGTTTCGGCCTGACTTCGATATACTACGGCCTGCAGAATTGCCTCCGTCGCTAGCTGGCGTTTACGCTCGCTGGTTCAAAACCGCATCGATTTTCCATGCTCCGCTTTCAGGTTATCAACGACGCCCAGAGCGCCCAATGGACGCACGGGGCTGGCCCGTTTGAACTCGGCCGTGCGCCGTCCGAATCCACAGCCGTCCCACGGTTCGTCATCGAAGATCGTTACGTCTCGCGCAGTCAATTGCGGGTCGAAGCAGCTGGCGCTGGCCAAGTCCGCCTCGAAAATCTTGGTCAGGCACTGGAACTCGGCGATGGCAGTTCGCTGCAACCGAATGAGGTTCGCATCCTGCCGCTTCCCGTGAAGCTGACCGCTGGCTACTCGCGCATCGAAATCTCAGACGAGTTGCCACTGGGTGAACCGGACAACGCTTACGACACCATCTCGCGCCCGGTTCGCATCGAACGAGCTGCTACCGCAGGTGCAGTGATTGAAGTCGGCGAGTCTCCTTCGCCAGCCACGCTCACCAAGTGGTTCGAAACGCTCCTCTCCGTGCAACGAGCGGCAGCTGGTACGGCCGAGTTCTACGAAGAAACCGCGCGAGCAGTGGTCG
Above is a window of Anatilimnocola aggregata DNA encoding:
- a CDS encoding alkene reductase encodes the protein MSTLLDPLVVGDWKLPNRVVLAPLTRTRASAGRVPNAMMAEYYRQRAGAGLMLTEATSVTPMGVGYPNTPGIWSHEQIEGWKLVTRAVHAAGGRILLQLWHVGRVSDPWYLAGESPVAPSAIAPAGHLHLLRPERPFAIPRALETAEIPGIIAAYKQGAENAERAGFDGVEIHGANGYLLDQFLQDGSNHRTDDYGGSIENRARLLLEVTDAVTSVWSAKRVGLHLAPRGDMYSMGDSNAAVTFGYVAEQVGKRGIAFIAARESVGAGRLGPELKRKFGGVYIANEGFTFETGNQVLAAGDADAVAFGALFIANPDLPRRFALGASLNTPDPRTFYGSGPQGYTDYPALDASVTAAEAEHSSAA
- a CDS encoding beta strand repeat-containing protein, which codes for MFWFIFCFKNYIGGIVMHQSVKRWFQSLKHALLSDKGPSAERAKNGIRRAARKSLRLEALEERSMFAVAVVDNGSELVISTNANDNVKISAAAGILSVSSTTGLVNGNAQSGGVSTATFNLADFTTINVFSENASPLRFENVEIAGSAEFANESIVAIANHIDLTTGPLSVSGLSLATAVLGAAITVDHAINSTGNVSLIPLGASVSVQAPINAAGSNVTLIAGTLVPSNFTVTQTSAGAITAASVRADGAGGVDLSPAANVVGTIAGGVSGAGNFKFNNDANLTVGLVNVNGIQVTNGDVSLSVTATHSITTDRPIGANGTNKTITLAADSIDLDEGQSLGAANVVLQTVGAGANLTLGNAGLTNNELNAINATNLTVQAAGTITVSGAIDLVDNVSHLITLRAPAVNVANSISGNSSTGTLRFETNSLSLNGAIPHSVSAPAVEISTTANVAFNSTFNAGGMDFMPAELAALDEGIVDTLRIITTGDISFTGLTTDFADGFTLTSSAAVALQAGGTISTSSGGAIIASQLAAKGNSVALTSTSNMIASLAGSASGGNFEVTNSGAMTINTVDVGGRGIGATGINVTGAGNGIAVTAGGTLTVSQVVKAPGDITLTTTGSTSDLVTQHNSNYGINSSGGTTTLDSGRDIFLGTALGTGDVIGEGLVLNAVNDIFLDTTTYAEADGAAGVTVTAGGDVQIIRSIAFASRLNSNAAGAPISITTGAGKTFVVDSGSSGGVAANGGNITIETDNAELTSWAIATSGTVTWQTVTNGRGITLGSEVAGSLSLTDAELDLVEAGTLVVGSATTGAITVTADITRTASTAVELISASNIVQNGAAGSINTGGGTLLLTPGSTAEYQPNRSGADITASTASFTSGSDLDIVLNGTTVDTQYTQLNVAGTVNLTGVDLALSGSHTPVLGNVFTVVSATSRSGTFNGLANNDEITLNGETLRINYTATSVTLTAIGDPPVVDAVGPFSIPEYSAIATAVGTVTATDPDANPTFTWSITAGNTGGTFAINNAGEITVADSSLLVFTTNPTFTLTVQVSDGIYTDTGSVTINLTNVADYDYGDAPVTYGVAQHYEGDTGTGPLLGTRDYESASQPNATATGDDATGTDDEDGVTFSSTTLQPRINANVTLNASAAGIVDAWIDFNRNGMFDAAEKIASGLSVTTGANTFAVTVPDNAVTGTTYARFRISTAGSTLPTGLANDGEVEDYQLTIQNFAAGTAVLVDDPENPGPTNPDVLVITGRDNISDAIVVRTTSPGMVTVYMAPGGSLGTFPLASISRMIISGRSGNDSIVVESTAAKPINVPTTIYGDAGNDSISGGSGPDTIIGGDGVDSMAGNAGNDIFIGGNGNDVIAGGAGFDRIIEQPGAASVLATQLIVGTSTDRYSQIEQIELTGTAAGNSFVINNSTANVLIDGAGGNDTLSYTGDGNFVLTNSLLTRTSGATTATVTVTDITSVSLIGGAAANKFTVSEWTRTLAVNGGGGTDTIDDFGSDNYVLTPSQLQRSGRTAVSLVSVENAVLTSTTGTVDGTFTFDNWAGSATVNAGAGVDTLVVIDNAATMTLTNAKLTRTGRGAITFYGIEAAELTGGASANNINASAFSGKLQIDGKGGNDTLTSGSGVAIVFGGEGNDTLVAGSGPAVLVGGNGNDTLRVAGTPPGGSTAGHAILIGGAGIDKLTGGAGEDLLIDSSTDFDLIAADLANLLAHWTGVGSYQTRSAQLASDLNGQLNPDGVSDTLSGGIGALDLFFANLTGSATVKDKLLDLNRPSTEITINNV
- a CDS encoding nucleoside monophosphate kinase is translated as MTNLSRDVSDAPARTPGDLEIKDAQLIFSAVWDALVEKYGRENLRFPRDFIWLGGAPGSGKGTNTPFIAATRDISEPPVVVSDLLTTPQAVAIKNAGKMVGDREVIGLLLEQLLQPVYQDGVIIDGFPRTIVQAETLKLFFNALLTLHDDLRNSPLSRYFRKPMFRIALLFVSEEISVERQLKRGREIQQHNRLVRETGVGQLKEERVTDVDPELCRNRYQTFKDTTFDALQSLRKFFHFHFIDAEGNLDDVQQNIAREFTYQSSLDLSHELFDLIRGIPEAAQLALHARQELVERLEQYEQNQRPLFQSVLRFIEDKMIPIIRTHAISGHTQINTEDELFDDPLALRMMIDVFSERGFHAMVDIHRMDVPERINPETWEITCRVKRVYRFEIRYQASEIRRGQ